From the genome of Hymenobacter cellulosilyticus, one region includes:
- the tamL gene encoding translocation and assembly module lipoprotein TamL translates to MLAVAGVLLASGCSGTKFLPEGAKLYTGSTVKIKSEAAVPNEAALQTELESVIAPKPNASILGLRPKLYFWHMGQGKTKGLGHWLANKYGERPVLLSEVDTTRVKGLMVNRLNNNGYFKPSVSSKIQVKESTASVDYTAVVGKPYTIKEIHFPERDTLIDRAIRATESASLLKAGDPYNLQTFINERARIDGVLKNQGFYFFTPDYLLFQVDSTLDNQVNVYLKIKATTPPRAAKPYILNNITLNTSYNLSDTTQSDKPIMFQGYRYVPDEKVFKAKAITNAVFLYPDSLYRRRRSDQTLSRLMSLGTFKFVDMRFRPARAKADSAGYGFLNSFVRMTQVPKQSLRAEVLLVSKSNGFTGPGFQVQYRNRSALRGAEQLLVNLTGTFENQTQAETNTIGITSYELGIDAQLLVPRLITPPFNIRLINSDFQPRTSFGAGYRYVQRVGAFREDVFNLNYGYTWKTKLTNEQELRPIDLQYIRLADSTEQFSKLLKASPFLANSFRQQFILGSSYRYTYNQQALEQRRNQVYFSGGLEVSGNLAYLVSNLIGQSKTINPTDQRAAYTLIGQEFSQYTKVDLEFRNYFRTSTNPTSGNKIATRLLIGAGIPYLNSNVMPYLKQYGIGGPNSVRAFRARGIGPGTYRPTTTEKSNTSFYDQVGDMRLEANAEYRQDLFPYVKGALFVDAGNIWLINDDPTRPGVSSTPAAS, encoded by the coding sequence GTGCTGGCCGTGGCGGGCGTTCTGCTGGCCAGTGGCTGCTCGGGTACGAAATTCCTGCCCGAAGGCGCCAAGCTCTATACCGGCAGCACGGTCAAGATTAAGTCGGAAGCAGCGGTACCGAATGAGGCGGCGCTGCAAACCGAGCTGGAAAGCGTTATTGCTCCCAAGCCCAACGCCTCCATTCTGGGGCTGCGGCCCAAGCTCTACTTCTGGCACATGGGTCAGGGCAAAACCAAGGGCCTGGGGCACTGGCTGGCCAATAAGTACGGGGAGCGGCCCGTGCTGCTGAGCGAAGTAGACACCACTCGGGTAAAGGGCCTGATGGTAAACCGCCTCAACAACAACGGATACTTCAAGCCCAGCGTGAGCAGCAAAATTCAGGTAAAGGAAAGCACCGCCTCCGTTGATTACACCGCCGTGGTGGGCAAGCCTTACACCATCAAGGAAATTCACTTCCCGGAGCGTGACACGCTTATTGACCGCGCCATCCGGGCCACTGAGTCGGCCTCCCTGCTCAAGGCGGGCGACCCGTACAACCTGCAAACTTTCATCAATGAGCGGGCCCGCATCGACGGAGTACTCAAGAACCAGGGCTTCTACTTCTTCACGCCCGACTACCTGCTGTTTCAGGTAGACAGTACCCTGGATAATCAGGTGAACGTGTACCTGAAGATCAAGGCTACTACGCCGCCCCGGGCCGCCAAGCCTTATATCCTGAACAACATCACGCTGAATACCAGCTATAACCTCTCCGATACTACTCAGAGCGACAAGCCCATTATGTTCCAGGGCTACCGCTACGTACCCGACGAGAAGGTGTTCAAGGCTAAGGCCATTACCAACGCCGTATTCCTGTACCCCGACAGCCTGTACCGCCGTCGCCGCTCCGACCAGACCCTGAGCCGCCTGATGAGCCTGGGTACGTTCAAATTCGTGGATATGCGCTTCCGGCCCGCCCGCGCCAAGGCCGACTCGGCCGGCTACGGCTTCCTGAACTCCTTCGTGCGTATGACTCAGGTGCCCAAGCAGTCGTTGCGGGCCGAAGTGCTGCTGGTAAGCAAGTCCAATGGCTTTACCGGGCCGGGCTTCCAGGTGCAGTACCGTAACCGCTCGGCCCTGCGCGGGGCTGAACAATTGCTGGTGAACCTGACCGGCACCTTCGAAAACCAGACCCAGGCCGAAACCAACACTATCGGCATTACTTCCTATGAGCTCGGCATCGACGCCCAGCTGCTGGTACCCCGCCTCATTACGCCGCCCTTCAATATTCGCCTGATTAACTCCGACTTTCAGCCTCGCACCAGCTTTGGGGCTGGTTACCGCTACGTGCAACGGGTGGGGGCATTCCGGGAAGACGTGTTTAACCTCAACTACGGCTATACCTGGAAAACCAAGCTCACCAACGAGCAGGAATTGCGCCCCATCGACTTGCAGTATATCCGCCTGGCCGACTCAACCGAGCAGTTTAGCAAATTATTAAAAGCTAGCCCCTTCCTAGCCAACAGCTTCCGCCAGCAGTTTATTCTGGGTAGCAGCTACCGGTATACCTACAACCAGCAGGCTCTGGAGCAGCGCCGCAACCAGGTCTATTTCAGCGGAGGGCTGGAGGTGTCGGGTAATTTGGCTTACCTGGTCAGTAACCTGATAGGGCAGTCCAAGACCATTAACCCAACCGATCAAAGAGCTGCTTACACGTTGATTGGGCAGGAGTTTTCGCAGTACACCAAAGTAGACCTGGAGTTTCGCAACTACTTCCGTACCAGTACCAACCCTACCAGTGGCAACAAAATAGCAACCCGCTTACTGATTGGGGCAGGTATTCCTTATCTGAACTCCAACGTGATGCCTTACCTGAAGCAGTATGGCATCGGGGGGCCCAATAGCGTGCGGGCCTTCCGGGCCCGGGGTATTGGGCCGGGCACTTACCGGCCCACCACCACCGAGAAAAGCAACACCTCGTTCTACGACCAGGTGGGCGACATGCGGCTGGAGGCGAATGCCGAATACCGCCAAGACTTGTTTCCCTACGTGAAAGGTGCCCTATTCGTGGACGCAGGCAATATCTGGCTGATAAACGACGACCCTACTCGGCCCGGGGTAAGTTCAACCCCAGCAGCTTCCTGA
- a CDS encoding helix-turn-helix domain-containing protein, translated as MPRSTGALPATYLVPYTTALSSVRTKVTMRYHLFSFLLEGEKVVTYPTATKRITPGQFLLLPAGNCLTSEKLTGADDTYRSVLLFFSDEALTSFFTKYPDLKPGEGTAPVNYPFQVFEPDGFLTNFVQSLTLLLSAGPELSLGFQQLKLEELLLYVSQQQPAALQLLRASVHEVAENQRIRAVVEAELPVPITVEELAFLCHMSLSTFKRRFARLYGTPPNKWLTQQRLAIAAQLLRQGTLKASDVYDQAGYESMSSFIHSFKQVYGLTPKKFQMQHAS; from the coding sequence ATGCCCCGTTCCACTGGGGCTCTGCCAGCAACGTATCTGGTGCCCTACACTACGGCGCTGAGCAGCGTGCGAACAAAAGTTACGATGCGTTATCACCTGTTCAGCTTTCTACTGGAGGGAGAGAAGGTAGTAACGTATCCGACGGCTACGAAGCGCATAACGCCCGGCCAGTTTCTGCTCTTGCCGGCTGGCAATTGCCTGACCAGTGAAAAGCTGACTGGTGCAGACGATACCTATAGAAGCGTGCTGCTGTTTTTCTCCGATGAGGCACTCACCAGCTTTTTTACTAAGTATCCGGACTTAAAGCCAGGGGAGGGAACAGCGCCGGTAAACTACCCTTTTCAGGTATTCGAGCCAGACGGCTTTCTGACCAACTTTGTCCAGTCGTTAACCCTGTTGCTTAGCGCTGGTCCAGAATTAAGCCTGGGCTTTCAGCAACTCAAGCTCGAAGAACTGCTGCTGTATGTAAGCCAACAGCAGCCTGCCGCCTTGCAGCTACTCCGGGCCAGCGTGCACGAGGTGGCCGAAAACCAACGGATACGCGCCGTGGTAGAAGCCGAACTGCCCGTGCCTATCACGGTGGAGGAACTTGCCTTTTTATGCCACATGAGCCTATCAACCTTCAAGCGGCGTTTCGCTCGGCTCTACGGCACTCCACCCAACAAGTGGTTAACCCAGCAACGCCTAGCCATAGCGGCGCAGCTGTTGCGGCAGGGTACGCTCAAAGCCAGTGACGTGTATGACCAAGCCGGCTACGAAAGCATGTCGAGCTTTATTCATTCTTTCAAGCAGGTGTATGGGCTTACGCCCAAGAAATTTCAAATGCAGCACGCTTCTTAG